In Spartobacteria bacterium, a genomic segment contains:
- a CDS encoding transposase, with protein sequence MLALGKEIGYALNQEQALRTYLQDGRLNIDNNTAENAIRPLALGRKNWLFADNERGGKACSIALSLLQSAKACGLNEYEYLTDILRRYQSHCVLKLEELLPANWKPLSKS encoded by the coding sequence GTGCTTGCGCTTGGAAAAGAAATCGGCTATGCATTAAATCAGGAACAGGCATTGCGCACTTATCTTCAGGACGGACGGCTGAACATTGATAATAATACCGCAGAAAATGCGATTCGTCCGCTGGCACTCGGACGTAAGAACTGGTTGTTTGCCGACAATGAACGAGGCGGCAAGGCCTGCTCCATTGCTTTGAGCCTGCTGCAGAGCGCAAAAGCTTGCGGCCTGAACGAGTATGAATATCTCACAGATATTCTCCGGCGTTACCAGAGCCACTGCGTTTTGAAACTAGAAGAGCTGCTTCCTGCCAACTGGAAGCCTCTGTCAAAGTCATAA